Proteins from one Primulina huaijiensis isolate GDHJ02 chromosome 18, ASM1229523v2, whole genome shotgun sequence genomic window:
- the LOC140964916 gene encoding caffeoylshikimate esterase-like isoform X1, producing the protein MGKTVKFVGVDEELQKILDADMDMVGPRRRAREAFKHIQLSIDHILFKMPHGRLKMNESLEVNSRGLEMFSKSWLPESGSPKAVVCFCHGYGDTCTFFFEGIARKLASSGFGVFALDYPGFGLSEGLHGYIPSFDRLVDDVIEHYSKVKGLSLGNPNFSSLPSFLFGQSMGGAVALKVHLKQPNLWSGAVLVAPMCKIADDMVPPWLVTQILIGVSKLLPKQKLVPQKDLAEMAFQDARKREQTAYNVIAYKHKPRLGTAVELLRTTQEIEHQLEKVSLPLLILHGKDDIVTDPSVSEALYNKASSLDKKLNLYDDVYHSLLEGEPDEMILKVFGDIITWLDEHC; encoded by the exons ATGGGAAAAACCGTAAAGTTTGTGGGCGTGGATGAGGAGTTGCAGAAGATATTGGATGCTGACATGGACATGGTGGGACCCAGGCGCCGGGCTCGCGAGGCATTCAAGCACATTCAGCTCTCCATAGATCATATCTTATTCAAG ATGCCACATGGAAGATTGAAGATGAATGAG tcACTTGAAGTGAACTCTAGGGGATTGGAGATGTTTTCAAAAAGTTGGCTTCCAGAAAGTGGTTCCCCAAAAGCTGTGGTTTGTTTTTGTCATGGTTATGGAGATACTTGCACATTTTTCTTTGAAG GAATTGCCAGAAAGCTAGCATCTTCTGGTTTTGGAGTTTTCGCACTGGACTACCCTGGATTTGGTCTGTCAGAAGGTCTACATGGCTATATTCCAAGCTTTGACAGGCTCGTGGATGATGTAATTGAGCATTATTCAAAGGTGAAAGGTCTGTCGTTAG GGAATCCAAACTTCAGCTCATTGCCAAGTTTTCTTTTTGGACAATCTATGGGGGGAGCAGTTGCGCTTAAAGTGCACCTAAAACAGCCCAATTTGTGGAGCGGTGCAGTTCTTGTTGCACCTATGTGTAAG ATTGCAGATGACATGGTCCCTCCCTGGCTAGTAACTCAAATTCTAATTGGAGTCTCAAAATTACTTCCAAAACAGAAGCTGGTTCCTCAGAAGGATTTGGCTGAGATGGCATTCCAAGATGCGAGGAAGAGAGAACAA ACAGCCTATAACGTCATTGCTTACAAGCATAAACCTCGGCTAGGAACAGCCGTGGAATTGCTGAGGACAACACAGGAGATAGAACACCAACTGGAGAAG GTGTCGCTGCCACTATTGATTTTACACGGAAAAGACGACATAGTAACTGATCCATCTGTGAGTGAAGCATTGTACAATAAGGCGAGCAGTTTAGACAAGAAACTCAACCTGTATGATGACGTCTATCATTCTCTTCTTGAAGGCGAGCCAGATGAGATGATACTTAAAGTTTTTGGTGATATCATAACTTGGCTTGACGAGCATTGCTAG
- the LOC140964916 gene encoding caffeoylshikimate esterase-like isoform X2 → MGKTVKFVGVDEELQKILDADMDMVGPRRRAREAFKHIQLSIDHILFKMPHGRLKMNESLEVNSRGLEMFSKSWLPESGSPKAVVCFCHGYGDTCTFFFEGIARKLASSGFGVFALDYPGFGLSEGLHGYIPSFDRLVDDVIEHYSKVKGNPNFSSLPSFLFGQSMGGAVALKVHLKQPNLWSGAVLVAPMCKIADDMVPPWLVTQILIGVSKLLPKQKLVPQKDLAEMAFQDARKREQTAYNVIAYKHKPRLGTAVELLRTTQEIEHQLEKVSLPLLILHGKDDIVTDPSVSEALYNKASSLDKKLNLYDDVYHSLLEGEPDEMILKVFGDIITWLDEHC, encoded by the exons ATGGGAAAAACCGTAAAGTTTGTGGGCGTGGATGAGGAGTTGCAGAAGATATTGGATGCTGACATGGACATGGTGGGACCCAGGCGCCGGGCTCGCGAGGCATTCAAGCACATTCAGCTCTCCATAGATCATATCTTATTCAAG ATGCCACATGGAAGATTGAAGATGAATGAG tcACTTGAAGTGAACTCTAGGGGATTGGAGATGTTTTCAAAAAGTTGGCTTCCAGAAAGTGGTTCCCCAAAAGCTGTGGTTTGTTTTTGTCATGGTTATGGAGATACTTGCACATTTTTCTTTGAAG GAATTGCCAGAAAGCTAGCATCTTCTGGTTTTGGAGTTTTCGCACTGGACTACCCTGGATTTGGTCTGTCAGAAGGTCTACATGGCTATATTCCAAGCTTTGACAGGCTCGTGGATGATGTAATTGAGCATTATTCAAAGGTGAAAG GGAATCCAAACTTCAGCTCATTGCCAAGTTTTCTTTTTGGACAATCTATGGGGGGAGCAGTTGCGCTTAAAGTGCACCTAAAACAGCCCAATTTGTGGAGCGGTGCAGTTCTTGTTGCACCTATGTGTAAG ATTGCAGATGACATGGTCCCTCCCTGGCTAGTAACTCAAATTCTAATTGGAGTCTCAAAATTACTTCCAAAACAGAAGCTGGTTCCTCAGAAGGATTTGGCTGAGATGGCATTCCAAGATGCGAGGAAGAGAGAACAA ACAGCCTATAACGTCATTGCTTACAAGCATAAACCTCGGCTAGGAACAGCCGTGGAATTGCTGAGGACAACACAGGAGATAGAACACCAACTGGAGAAG GTGTCGCTGCCACTATTGATTTTACACGGAAAAGACGACATAGTAACTGATCCATCTGTGAGTGAAGCATTGTACAATAAGGCGAGCAGTTTAGACAAGAAACTCAACCTGTATGATGACGTCTATCATTCTCTTCTTGAAGGCGAGCCAGATGAGATGATACTTAAAGTTTTTGGTGATATCATAACTTGGCTTGACGAGCATTGCTAG